The following proteins come from a genomic window of Haloplasma contractile SSD-17B:
- the gltA gene encoding NADPH-dependent glutamate synthase, producing MPNISLKKVKMPELVSTTRNTNYEEVSLGYSPEMAMEEALRCLNCKHKPCVSGCPVGVNIPEFIQQVASGDFLDAYDTITGTNALPAVCGRVCPQESQCEEVCVRAIKGESVGIGRLERFVADYKMNTDQDYEIKNKSKNGHKVAIVGSGPSGLSCAGDLARLGYDVTIFEAFHTPGGVLVYGIPEFRLPKQIVADEIERLKELGVEIKTNMVIGRVLSIDELIEMGYESIYVGTGAGLPRFMGIEGEELVGVYSANEYLTRINLMKAYIEYYDTPIRKSKSVAVIGGGNVAMDAARSAKRLGAEHVFIIYRRNREQMPARLEEIHHAEEEGITFKVLNNPVKILGDENGQVRALECIKMELGEVDASGRPRPRAIEESNFEIEVDTVIVSIGSSPNPLIKSTTDGLETNNRGCLIVDEKMATTKEGVYAGGDAVTGAATVINAMGAGKVAAKAIDEYIMSTIVNKKAI from the coding sequence ATGCCTAACATATCATTAAAAAAAGTGAAAATGCCGGAGCTTGTATCTACAACTAGAAATACAAATTATGAGGAAGTATCTCTAGGGTATTCTCCTGAAATGGCTATGGAAGAAGCACTTCGTTGTTTAAACTGTAAACATAAACCTTGCGTTTCAGGTTGCCCTGTAGGGGTAAATATTCCAGAATTTATACAGCAAGTTGCGAGTGGTGACTTCTTAGATGCATATGATACAATAACTGGCACTAATGCTTTACCTGCTGTTTGTGGACGTGTGTGTCCTCAGGAATCACAATGCGAGGAAGTATGTGTACGTGCTATTAAGGGTGAATCGGTAGGAATTGGACGTCTAGAACGCTTTGTAGCAGACTATAAAATGAATACTGACCAAGATTATGAAATTAAAAATAAAAGTAAAAATGGTCATAAGGTGGCTATTGTCGGATCAGGGCCGTCCGGATTATCATGCGCTGGTGATTTAGCACGCCTTGGTTATGATGTAACCATATTCGAGGCCTTTCATACTCCAGGTGGTGTATTAGTATACGGAATCCCTGAGTTTAGACTTCCTAAACAAATTGTTGCAGATGAAATTGAACGTCTAAAAGAGCTTGGAGTCGAAATTAAAACAAACATGGTCATTGGTAGAGTGTTATCCATTGATGAATTAATTGAGATGGGTTATGAGTCAATTTATGTTGGTACTGGTGCTGGTCTTCCTCGCTTTATGGGTATTGAAGGTGAAGAATTAGTTGGAGTTTATTCCGCCAATGAGTATTTAACACGTATTAATCTTATGAAAGCATACATCGAATATTATGACACTCCGATAAGAAAAAGTAAATCAGTAGCAGTAATCGGTGGAGGAAACGTTGCCATGGATGCTGCTAGAAGTGCTAAGCGCTTAGGTGCAGAACACGTATTTATCATTTATCGTCGTAACAGGGAACAAATGCCTGCTCGTTTAGAAGAAATACATCATGCTGAAGAGGAAGGTATTACGTTTAAAGTGCTAAATAATCCCGTTAAAATATTGGGAGACGAAAATGGTCAAGTTAGAGCACTTGAGTGCATTAAGATGGAGTTAGGAGAAGTAGATGCATCAGGGCGACCACGACCAAGAGCGATTGAAGAATCAAACTTTGAGATTGAAGTGGATACAGTAATTGTTTCAATTGGCTCATCACCTAACCCATTAATTAAATCAACAACTGACGGACTTGAAACGAACAATAGAGGATGTTTAATTGTAGACGAGAAAATGGCAACTACTAAAGAAGGTGTTTATGCAGGGGGAGATGCGGTAACGGGTGCTGCAACTGTCATTAATGCAATGGGAGCTGGAAAAGTAGCTGCAAAAGCGATTGATGAATATATTATGTCTACAATAGTAAATAAAAAGGCTATATAA
- a CDS encoding sulfide/dihydroorotate dehydrogenase-like FAD/NAD-binding protein, which produces MYKILNKQNLNQYITLLEVYAPFIAKKAKPGQFIIFRVDEKGERVPLTIADFDREKGSITIIFQVVGRSTELLANLDVGDYILDFVGPLGIPTHLDGVKKVAVVGGGVGCAIAYPQAKALFNSGASVDVIAGFRNKDIVILEEEFNAVSSRLFICTDDGSYKEKGLVTDVLKRLIDEGNDYDLVIAIGPIPMMKYVSLTTKPYGIKTIVSLNPIMIDGTGMCGGCRVKVDQETKFACVDGPDFDGHVVDFDELMMRNSTYKKQEMLDKKHNCRLVGGIQNA; this is translated from the coding sequence ATGTACAAGATATTAAACAAACAGAATTTAAATCAGTATATTACCTTGCTTGAAGTATATGCTCCATTCATAGCAAAAAAAGCGAAACCAGGACAATTTATTATTTTTAGAGTAGATGAAAAGGGAGAAAGAGTTCCCTTGACGATAGCAGACTTTGACCGTGAAAAAGGATCAATAACGATTATTTTTCAAGTAGTCGGTCGTTCTACGGAACTGTTAGCTAATCTCGATGTAGGAGATTATATTCTAGATTTTGTTGGACCACTCGGTATTCCTACTCACTTAGACGGTGTAAAGAAGGTTGCTGTTGTCGGCGGTGGAGTTGGTTGTGCGATTGCATATCCTCAGGCAAAGGCACTTTTCAATAGCGGTGCATCTGTTGATGTGATTGCAGGTTTTAGGAACAAGGATATTGTAATATTGGAAGAAGAATTTAATGCGGTTTCTAGCCGATTGTTTATTTGTACCGATGATGGGAGTTATAAGGAAAAGGGATTGGTTACGGATGTATTGAAACGACTCATTGATGAAGGAAATGACTATGATCTCGTTATTGCTATAGGGCCTATTCCAATGATGAAATATGTATCACTTACAACTAAGCCCTACGGAATCAAGACAATTGTGAGCCTTAATCCAATTATGATAGATGGTACAGGAATGTGCGGCGGATGTCGTGTTAAAGTAGATCAAGAGACGAAATTTGCTTGTGTTGATGGTCCAGACTTTGATGGTCATGTAGTTGATTTCGATGAGTTAATGATGCGAAATTCTACTTATAAAAAACAAGAAATGCTTGATAAAAAACATAATTGTCGATTAGTAGGAGGAATTCAGAATGCCTAA
- a CDS encoding Leu/Phe/Val dehydrogenase, with amino-acid sequence MKVFEYMEKYGHEQISFFHDKETGLKGITAIHDTTLGPAIGGTRLYDYQSEDEALFDVVRLSRGMTYKCAAAECNTGGGKSVLIGNPNEVKNEAYLRAYGRYVQSLNGRFYTGEDMNISEYDVDYMMMESDCLNGRADMSGNPSPVTAYGVYWGVKASAKEKWGNDCLKGKTIAVQGLGAVGYTLCDYLYKEGAKLIVTDINENRIEQAVNEFDAKGVAINDIYGVECDIFSPNSIGAILNDQTIPQLTCEIVAGAANNVLLEEEKHGTMLTKKGILYAPDFVINGGGLVNVYQEFFPPYNRENALKEVKKIYNRLLNIFKYAKEKNLNTQDAATELAKNRIETLKNVRSNYIPNAKSL; translated from the coding sequence ATGAAGGTTTTTGAATATATGGAGAAATACGGGCATGAACAAATTTCTTTTTTTCATGATAAAGAAACAGGATTAAAAGGTATTACAGCAATCCATGACACAACTCTAGGTCCTGCAATTGGTGGAACTCGACTCTACGACTACCAAAGCGAGGATGAGGCACTGTTTGATGTTGTAAGATTATCACGTGGTATGACTTACAAATGTGCAGCTGCTGAATGTAACACAGGTGGAGGAAAATCGGTTTTAATTGGGAACCCTAATGAAGTTAAAAATGAAGCATACCTACGTGCATACGGTCGCTACGTGCAATCATTAAATGGTCGTTTCTATACCGGAGAAGACATGAATATTAGCGAATATGATGTTGATTATATGATGATGGAATCTGATTGCTTAAATGGTAGAGCTGATATGTCTGGGAACCCATCTCCTGTTACAGCATATGGTGTTTATTGGGGAGTAAAGGCCAGTGCTAAGGAAAAGTGGGGAAATGATTGTTTAAAAGGGAAAACGATTGCAGTTCAAGGATTGGGAGCGGTAGGTTACACATTGTGTGATTATCTATACAAAGAAGGCGCTAAATTAATCGTTACAGATATCAATGAAAATCGCATTGAACAGGCAGTGAATGAATTTGATGCAAAAGGTGTAGCAATCAATGATATCTATGGCGTAGAATGTGACATCTTTTCACCTAACTCAATTGGTGCAATCTTAAATGATCAAACGATTCCACAGCTAACCTGTGAAATTGTGGCAGGTGCAGCTAATAATGTACTTTTAGAAGAAGAGAAACATGGGACTATGTTAACTAAGAAAGGTATTTTATATGCTCCTGACTTTGTTATTAATGGTGGAGGACTTGTTAATGTGTATCAAGAATTCTTTCCCCCATATAATCGAGAAAATGCACTAAAAGAAGTCAAAAAAATCTATAACCGTTTACTAAATATCTTTAAGTATGCTAAAGAGAAGAACTTAAATACTCAAGATGCAGCGACGGAATTAGCGAAGAATCGAATTGAAACACTTAAAAATGTTCGATCAAACTACATTCCAAATGCAAAGAGTTTATAA